Below is a window of Rhipicephalus sanguineus isolate Rsan-2018 chromosome 9, BIME_Rsan_1.4, whole genome shotgun sequence DNA.
GCCGGCCGGACGGACGTGCCAGGATTTGGCGCAAACCGTCCTCCTCTGACAGCAGTCGCGTAACAATGGGCAAAGGTAGCCGCAGTCGTAGGCGCGCACAGGATTCTCCATAAGGGGCGGGGGTGCAAGAGTGCAgtccccccctcccgccccctccctttccccccggttggtcgagtccgaaagaaaataaTCTTCGGAATGAACGCAAAAatggaaatgaagcgatgacgtgcccttcacaacggcctgcctttggtcccccgGTTTTTGGGACTAAAAGAGGAATTTTTCAATGCAATGTCAGaggtgctcggccgccattatcgtccaaTTGAGCAAAGTGgcggggcagacttggcgcccctctTTCATTAttgaggagtcacgttaacaccTGTAaaattgcgtggcaaaagcgtgaAATCGCTCCAGGCATCACAACTTCTGAATTGCACaacaagtgggtggtttaaagctcaATCCCCGCtcattagaaagggctcagccataatcatTCGTCGTCATCCaaccacaacatcaacaaagtgcgcataatgccttccaTACGCGTAGTGGTTACCTCGCAATTTCGCGAAATGGTGAATTATGGTGTAGTAGGCACTtcacagctgtacttgcagtaggcatgctaTGAGGtagtttaaaaaatcacaccatattcacggaatgaatgatgatgagtggggcgaagctcgagaggggagatgatcggtaaaaccgtaactctcccgtgtaagttcgcccattacatcattaaagggaccgacaactgatttttctcgacccagtttttcacggcgcgacaggaagcttaccattcgtagcgtttgtagctgcagtggtttatcctaaaagcacgtagttattttataagcagtatttttataagcagtatttttcgatctgaaaggctccaaacacgcatgaaggcttgctttagcaacgctgagaattgatagcaatgccgctagcccttgtgaaagctatcgttctgctttcgcaggagttgctGTAGCTATGCttcaccacctttattttgagctttccagccatttttgaaaatagcaagctgttacaatgagattatgtggctttatacaccttctcggtatttgtacagcgttgcgcgcctgcgaccaaggttgcctgcgcctgtgtcatggatggcttttcgcggcatgggatcattacgccaagcgaaggcagcgccactttgtagcatacaactaacgcaggcctatatgtacatttttatggagtaatatcatttaatataaataaatgaacaatatttcagtactaacagaaaagtcatcgaacgcatacaccaatcaatggtcacgtgaccggcttcatcgaaccgtgtatgattttgccgccagaggcgccaaaggtcatttttcgcgactttcaatgaagaaataaaaatataaatccgcctctcacgagataaacagggttggtttgagtcaatgcgacggacaatctttccatcagtgcactcacctcatttcatgttctgggcagttgtcggtccctttaagaaagacgtaagactcgcaagttcaCTTCATAGAACTTGCAACTCgcaagactcgcaagtgcacttcatagaactaggcggtcacgtaccacgaaagacatgcatgtacagacccacggctttaggaagtatagcgtagtgggttcctcgcaagtgcacttcgcccctaaaattatgatgatttatagcgtagtgggttcctcgcaagtacacttcatagaactaggcggtcacgtaccacgaaagacatgcatgtacaggcccacggctttaggagcttcgcccctaaaatgcgaaAAGCTCCTTTCCTCGCGACACGGTTGAGGTTTCGTGAATTTCTCTTGCACAAGAAACTGTGGTAGGCTGGCTCGCTGTGGTGCGCTATTCCTACGGCATACGAATAATGATCGATTTTGCGTTATAGTTGTAGAAAGTAGCTGCGCGTACTGCGTGTTCGACATTATTAAGTTGTCATGCCTCACAGTTCACTTCGTGCGACAGTTGTTGGTCCAAAACGAAGATAGATCTCAGGTTAACGACAATGTAGCGCATAGTAACAAATACAGAGACACAGAACACGACCGTCCGAGTTGCCGGTGTGCGTCTGTCCTTGTATTTGTGACTATATGCGCTACAGTATGTCTTTAAGCCAACAACCACTAGCGCAACAACAGCTTTTCCTAAAGATTTTAGGATTCTGCTGAAGCACAAAACCAGTGCATATCGTGATATTCGGGGGCTTTGGTACTCTTGTAAAATATAAGATTAACAGCTTACGTTAAAATAAGCCAGTTACCTCCTGTCCCTTACTTTTGAGAATACAAAGAACGCTGATATGGCGGCTAGCAACCGTGCAGTGCAGGAGTTAAATTTCTCTGCTTTAGCGCCCTGTTTTGTCACTTACATTCTGTGTAACGTCCAGGCGCTGTCCTCACGTTTCAGTATGTATACTACCAAGAAGCCCGCATCAGCACTTTTTCAGCTACATACAATACTGCCCGAAGTGCAATACGAGGGGATGGACGCTAGTAAGGTATCCTTCACCGTACGCCTGTTCATTGCTAAGCTTTCAGTCCTTATCGTTAAATACGCATGCATACACAGAGGCGCGATATGAACGCAATGGTTTTACACTGCATCACGGCTTGTCGATTTATAAACAATTTTACTCCAATCGCACGCTCGTCGGGAAGCGGGCAAGGCAATTTGTGGCACGCCATCGGCGGCGTGAACAGCTGCGTCATTGGCACGCTCCGTAAGGCACACGGCACTGCAGCGTGCAATTCGGCTTCAGATGCCGTACACGCGTTTCGTGTTCTGACGCACAGCCTCCAGGACCTCGCCGACGGTGGTGTTTCGGATGTTAGCCAACTTCGTGGCCACGTGGATGACCATTCCGGGGTGGGCGACGCTGCTCTTTCCTTTCTCATCCTTGGGCAGAAAGAATGGCGCGTCGGTCTCCAGAAGCAGCCGCTCCAGCGGGATGCGGCGCGCGGCCTCGGCCAGATCTCCCGACTGCTCGAGCTTGGGTGTCAGCCCGAGGCAGAGGTGCGGAAAGGGGTCGAGCCACTGGAGAGCCTCGTTCCAGTTGCCGTTGAAGCAGTGCACGTGGATCATGTAGTTGGCGGGCACCATCTCGCGCATGATGCGAATGGTGTCCGCAGTGGCGTTGCGCGAATGAATGACCAGCGGCAGGCCGCGGCTGGTGGCCAACTGCAGCTGCGTGCGGAACACCTGCTGCTGTTCGTCGCGGTTCTTGTTGGAGTAGTCAAGGCCGATCTCACCGAACGCCACTACGCTCGGGTGCTGAAGCGCATGCAGCAGCTGCTGCTCGATTTGGTCGTTGTACTCGTCCGCCATCTTGGGATGGACGCCAAACGCGCCCCACACCTTGTCCTCGGAGAGCAGCGCGTCCCACATGTACTCCAGCTTGAAGGTGACCGGGTTGCAAAAGTTTGCCACGCAACCCTCGTAGCAGTCCGGGAAGGTGTGCTGGTTCTCGCGTCGGTAGTCGGCGTAGCTCCCGAAGTGGTTCGCCTTGCTAAACAAGTAGTCCAGGTGGCAGTGCGAGTCTATCAGGCCCGTCGTCGAAGCCACGGTGTAAGGCCACTTCTTGCTTTCACGTAACGCCATGTTGACGCGAGATAAGGCGACGCGCAGCCACCGAATCGGGCGCTTAGGGCTACGGTAGGGGCTCGATCGGCCTGGTTATCGTTCGGTCGATCCTGGACACGCTGGCTTCACGCGCAAGCCTgtcacttctttctctttctgcgacGCACGCCCGGTTGCTAATGGGTCCAACGCTTACAAAGTGACGGTGGGCACGAAGTGACGACTAAGAACTCCTTTTGGCCAGTGATGCCAAGCCAAGAcaacgttttaacgcgatagcgttaaagaggtcgtttcgGCGAATTTCCGGggacggcgtcggcgtcgttggttgtgagcgaaaaatcatcttgtccgtaagaagaatcgagaaagatgcaaataaaataaataataaaaatcttacgttcaagtgagaaccgaacccagatcgtctgcgtggcaagcagctgttctaccacagagcgacgctattgtttgaaactgcttcgaaaaaaaaaaaagacattatgtgaatatcatgtagtggaatgagtcttcttaacgcatgtaatattgcgtggcagaagcgtagaatcgcgccaggcatcaaaacatgtgaactacGCAACCAACaactgggtgttttaaaggcccatgcattacaaagcgctctgacatatttaatcatcatcagctgcaaaagcatcaacaaagtgagcagctgcgtaagttttcatgttaccttacggacgcgtagtgggcccttctgtgattcgcaaaaggaagaattaggtCGTATTGGGCACTTATTACCTGTACTTCcagtaggcattctgggatagtttgaaacgaccaatgttacgcgcacagtcgttcgtttccttacggcacggttgaggcatgcaccgagaaccgaatctAGGCTATTGATTGAGGTGATGAGCAAGGGGCCctatttcgctatcgcgttctactcttgaaggcgagggTCAAGTGTCTTCCAAGTTCTTATCCCTAGATTGACCCCGAAATTCCCtagattgcaagaaaaaaaaagactagatTGACTTTTTATTGTCGTTATTCTGGCTAATTCACATTTAACAAAGTATGATAATAGTTAACACTCTAGCCCAATTCTTCTAAATCTTAATAGaagtgaaaaattacaccatctcccgctaaaggggatcatgaggcgatgcgaagccggagcacttgcacgatcgcgttccgttggcgttcgttgggcatgctaccgacctggcgtcgtggaacgcgaagaggaacgctacgcgcgtcatgtcttccatctagcctggccgttaattctcagtgcgagcggggaacacggtcgacaggcgcgcgagagggaagcagcgtaggagaggacagagagggggaggggacgcgcatgcgctggcgctcatcgcggtgctgcgcaggagagaatttcggcatgtcgaggtAAAGAAGCTAAAGAAGCTGGTAAAGAAGCTATTTCACGTGGATACTGCATGGTCGGTGAACGCACGCGGCGAGCGTGAACTTGGCACGTTTTCATGTACTTTACAAGACAAAATTCCTCTttgtttcacagagcagcaatcACTGAGGACGCTCACGATGATACGCGCATGCGTGCTAAACACTTACGACGACAAAGTTTCATTTCCGGAAAGTAAGAGAGACAACATGAAGACTGAAGTCACTCAGGTTAACGACAGCGTAAGCTTTGGTTTGCTACCCTTGAACTGAAAGGGAAACGGGAGAGTACGACCTAGACAgacaggtagatagatagatagatagatagatagatagatagatagatagatagatagatagatagatagatagatagatagatagatagatatacgctcaaagtcgctcAAAGATTCCGGATGAGCTCGAATCATCATTTGGCTTTAACTCGAggaacgccccgccacggtggtctagtggttatggcgctcgactgctgacccgaaggtcgcgggatcgaatcccggccgcggcggctgcattttcgatggaggcgaaaatgtttgaggcccgtgtacttagatttaggagcacgttaaagaatcccaggcggtcgaaatttccggagccctccactacggcgtctctcataatcatatggtggttttgggacgttaaacaccagatattattattattattattattgtttaacTCGAGGAACTGTGCGCTGAGAGTCGCGCCCGCAACCTCGTGTGTGGCGGCAAGACCTCATATCCACTGAGACCCACCTGGCGATACACGGCGTCAGGAACGGCTCAGTGCCCATCGTGTCGAAGTGCTTTCTTATTTCAACTCCGTAAAACGAACAGGAAAAATTGCGGGAAGttagcactaagtcgcgcaaagcttggcgcaGCGAAGCTGGTCGATCCTCAAGTCTTCTGGGTAGCGCCGgttactttctttctatctttctctgtctttctctctttttttatgttttcttccttttctttctgttaatttctctctttttaatGCTagatctttcttcctttctttctttctttctttctttctttctttctttctttctttctttgattctctgtaTTTCCCTCTGtatttcttcactttctttctcatcctttctatttatgtctttatttgctttcttcatttttggtggaccagtggtgagtagtgggatttgcccaatttttgtggtatatacccgttcatgatgatgatagtttcttgctGTCATCCGTTTTACCTCGAGCActaacagcctcgctgttaaaagTTCTGTGAATGCAGGCCCCCTCGTTTTAACATTAAAATAAGTTATCAGTCTATTACAGTTATTCTTATGGCTTCTTCTTTATATTCCTACTGCAATTCATACATGTACGTAGTATAGAGATACTGGTTCGCCATTGCGGATCTTGAGATAAGACAAGCCGTATGGCAAACGGCACCGAGTCGTATAGCTTCCGGCATAGGCTGATCATTTCTCCCAGCCTAAGAAAGCgaataagaaagaaacagagagcgaAAGGCGGGCCCGCCAAAACAATCAAGCGAAGCCTTGCAAACGAAGCAATCGACTCGTTGCGAACAGGCAACGCCGACGAGCCCTGCAGTTACGCAACGTTTACAACAAGGGCGAACCACCTTCGTACGGTTCGGTCAGTGCTGGGCAGCCCTTTCACCCGCCCGACTCTCATCACTCATCTCGCGCCGGCGCGCGAAGGCGCGGCCTTTCTTTTTCATGGCCACGAACAGTGACGCTCAGAAGATAAAACTACGCACGGCGCGGGTAGCTGGCCGACCGATCGCTGCACTGGTCAACTGCAGAGCTCGGCAGGGAGGTTGGGAACCGAAAGCCACGCCGACGGGTCGCACGTAGTGCGAAAGACCATCCCTCCATCGCGTATTGACAGGCTGTGTGAGATCAGTTCAGCCCGGGACTTGCTCCTTTGACTATCATAACGCGAAGCTGTCTTGACGCTTACGAAAGCggaaaggcagagagagagagagaagagacggGGAGTTCGTGAGAACCCCTGGAActtggcgctgagccgtgctcccgcaagggTTGCAGCAGATAGCGTCATTTTGCTTCTCTCCAAGAGacgcctctctttctctctccctctcaccgGAACAGCTAGGTGTGTGCGTCGATATGTGAAACAAGGATTATGGTGTTGCTCaaccctctctctctcacacatacacacacgcacacacacacgcacacacacacgtgcgtccgtgtgcagagggggggggggggggcatgtcaaACCGCAGCCCCTCCCCATCCCCTTCCGTAGTCGAATACGACGGGAAACAAGTTTCGCAATCGatgtaaaaatgaaaatgaagcgccGATGTGCTTCtaacaacggcctgcctttggtcctcgcTTTCTGGAATGAAGGTGGGTGTAAGCAGATCTCGGAATGCTAAATCGGGATGCCTCGGCGGCCACTGTCGTCAAAAATCTGCGCCGCCATGACCCTGCGCCTTAAACGCCTATTCTTGTGTCCTGTGTCTCAAGTGTCCTCATGCCTCAGGTGTCCTGTGTCAATTACGCTCCGTATAATCCTTGAGTATGCTATACTAACTATACCACGCAACGCGC
It encodes the following:
- the LOC119404098 gene encoding putative deoxyribonuclease TATDN2: MALRESKKWPYTVASTTGLIDSHCHLDYLFSKANHFGSYADYRRENQHTFPDCYEGCVANFCNPVTFKLEYMWDALLSEDKVWGAFGVHPKMADEYNDQIEQQLLHALQHPSVVAFGEIGLDYSNKNRDEQQQVFRTQLQLATSRGLPLVIHSRNATADTIRIMREMVPANYMIHVHCFNGNWNEALQWLDPFPHLCLGLTPKLEQSGDLAEAARRIPLERLLLETDAPFFLPKDEKGKSSVAHPGMVIHVATKLANIRNTTVGEVLEAVRQNTKRVYGI